A window of Sphingobacterium kitahiroshimense genomic DNA:
TAGCGCAAAAAATATAATTCCCAAAATTAAGGTAGCAAAAAGCAACGCTTTCTGTCTAGCCAAATTACCTACCTGCGCTGCCTTATAAGCAAAATGCATGGTAACACTACTTAAAACAATTGCCATCGTACTATAGATAAAAGTATCTGGTAATAATGTTTTAAGTCCTTTATCAACACCACTTGCCGTATAGACTATAAAACCGCTGGACAATGCTGCGAACATCATAAACATACCCAGCATCCCCAACCATAGGGTGAATTTTTGAGCCTTACGCGATACTAACTTCTCGTCAGTTTGTTGTACTCCTTGATTTAACATTATTTCAAAGGTATAAAGTCAAATAATAACACTAATTGCGTAATAGGAAGATAAAAAAATGAAGTAAACATCACTTTTCTAGCCGAAGCAATATCCTGATTCTTAAAAAGCTGAAAGCCATAATAAGCAAAGAACACACCCCCTATCGCAGAAACAGCTGTAAAGATCCAGCCTCCGAAACCATAATACATGGGAAGAAATGCTGCTGGTATCATGATCAATGCCGAAAGAAAGACCATAAAAGCAGAAATCTTATCACGCTTGGTTGTTGGCAATAACCTAAAACCCGCCTGTTTATAATCGTCATCAATCACCCATGCTAGAGACCAGAAATGTGGGAATTGCCACAAAAACTGAATTCCAAACAAAATAAATGGAATCATAATGATTGCACTTTCATTCGTTTGACTGTAGATCGCTAAGTCATCTTGACTAAATGCAGCAAAATAACCAATCAATGGTGGCAATGCACCAGGAAAGGCACCTACAAATACAGCAATCGGTGATTTTCTTTTTAATGGCGTATACACAAATGCATATAACAATATGGAAAACACCGATAATAATCCCGCAACAAAATTCAAACGTACCAAAACCAAAGTTCCCAAGATTCCCATAAATAAACTTAGAATCAAGGCCTGACCAGTTGTCATTCTTCCTGAAGGAAGCGGACGGTCAGCAGTACGGGTCATTAACTTGTCTAGATCTTTTTCGATAATCTCATTGAAACCATTCGCTGCACCTGTCACTAGGAAGCCTCCTAATGTCAATAGCAACCAATTGATCCACAAAATATCCCCTCCAAGTTGCTTTGCTCCGATCAAAAAAGAGATGGATGCCGAAAAAACAACCGTTAATGTCAGTCTTAACTTAACTAATTTCTTGAAATCAGAAATAAATTCTTTCATAGCGACAAATGTCCTCTTTTTAATTGTTTGTACAAAGTAAAAACTAAATTACCTTATACATCCATTTCATTCATTCAATTAACGTTGCGATTTTCCTAACAACAACATCAAATAATATTGACATCCAAATAAAAGACTGCCAATGACCAAATGAGTTGTCTGTGCGAATGCAGGAACAGCAAATCTTGCCAGGATAATACCCGATAACATCTGAATACCTACTAAAATAAAGAGTAGCGTACCAAATCTTGCTTGAACTGTACTACTACTAAACTTTGTACGCACTAAAAAGAACAATACAATTACTAAAATCAAAGAACTATATGCTAGCCAACGATGTATTTCAAAATGTTGGCCAATATTTTGTATAAAATCTTCTCTAGGCATACCGGAAGCTGTCAACATATCAACAATTTCCCGTACTTCTGTTCCGAAGACAACCTGCACTAACATCAACACTAAAGAGACGATAGCAAGTACTTTTAATCCACTGGAATCTCGGTTAATCAGGATGGACTTATCCCGTAATGTTGTTGCTTTAAAGTAGGTATAGATGGAGATTGCTACAATAACCAATGCAAGAAGCATGTGTACTGTAATCACCCAAGGAGTTAAATTAGTTGAAACAACTATCGAACCCAACCAAGCTTGAACGACAACAACAAAAACATTAACCACCGACCAAATAAAAATTGATCGTTTAGATTTAATATAGGTAAAAGAATAGATGGCTGTAAACAGTAAACAAAAACCAGCTACAACACCAACTAAACGATTGGCATATTCTGTCCATGTTTTTGCTACATTAAACTCTTCATGTGCAAGAATACTTTTGTCATGACGAATTTTAGTTGCCAAATCACGATAGCCAAAGAATTCAATCATCTTGGCAAATCGCTCATTTTTCTTAGCTCTACCTGTTATATAATGTTCTTCATAACCAACCGGCAACTGTGATACATCCGTAGGGGGAATAATCCGATTAAAGCATTTAGGCCAATCGGGACATCCCATTCCAGACCCCGTACTACGTACAACACCTCCAGCTACAATCACTAAAAACAAAACAACTATTGTAATGAAATTGGATCGAATAAAACGCTTTTCAGCTGCTGGAAACATATCTTTTACCTTTTTGGTTATCAATAATATTTAGAGTAAGTCATTTCGCACAACTTACTCTAAATATTCATTTTACTTATTTTTTATTTTGAGCATCCCATTCTGTCTGGATACGCTCAGCTTCTTCATTACCTTCGAAATCATGAAGGAAATTAGAGCTCATTGTTTCTGAGAAAGGTACAGTCTGAGGAATAAAATCTTCATCATGTCCTGGCTTACTGTAGTCATATGGCCAACGGTGTACTGTTGGGATCTCTCCTGGCCAGTTACCGTGGATATGTTCTACTGGAGTAGTCCACTCTAATGTATTGGACTTCCAAGGGTTCTGAGGAGCTCTTTCTCCAAAGAAAATGGAGTAGAAGAAATTGAACAAGAAAGCTACTTGACCTAAACCTGCAACGATAGCTGCCCAAGTAATTAACATGTTAACAGAAACCCATTTCTCCATGAAGGCAAACTCAGTAAATGCATAGTAACGACGTGGAACGCCATCAATACCCATAAAGTGCATCGGGAAGAATACCAAGTAAGCACCGATAAATGTCATCCAGAAGTGTAAGTAACCCAATTTAGTGTTCATCATACGACCAAACATTTTAGGGAACCAATGGTAAACACCACATAACATACCGAAGATCGAAGCAGATCCCATTACCAAGTGGAAGTGGGCTACAACGAAGTAAGTATCGTGCAGGTTGATATCTAATGCTGCATTACCTAAGAATAATCCTGTAAGACCACCTGAGATAAAGAAAGATACTAAACCAATAGCAAACATCATAGCTGGAGTGAAACGGATGTTACCTCTCCATAATGTCGCCATATAGTTAAATGCTTTTACCGCAGAAGGAACTGCAATAATCAATGTTGTGATCATAAATACACCTCCTAAGAAAGGATTCATACCTGTCACAAACATATGGTGACCCCAAACGATAAATGATAAAACTGTAATACCAATTAACGAGTAAACCATGGCATGGTAACCAAAGATCGGTTTACGAGAGTTTGTTGAGATAACCTCCGAAGTAAGACCCAATGCAGGCATAACAACGATATAAACTTCCGGGTGACCTAAGAACCAGAATAAGTGTTGGAACAAAATTGGAGATCCACCTTCATTAGGTAAAATCTGACCTTGAACAACTAAATCTGATAAATAGAAAGAAGTACCGAATGAACGGTCAAAAATCAATAAAACAACTGCTGATACTAATACTGGGAAAGATAACATACCTACGATGGCAGTTAAGAAGAAAGCCCAGATTGTTAAAGGCATTTTCCAAAGATCCATACCTTTAGTACGCATGTTCAAG
This region includes:
- a CDS encoding heme-copper oxidase subunit III produces the protein MLNQGVQQTDEKLVSRKAQKFTLWLGMLGMFMMFAALSSGFIVYTASGVDKGLKTLLPDTFIYSTMAIVLSSVTMHFAYKAAQVGNLARQKALLFATLILGIIFFALQVYSWEILTERGVYFVNNNASQSFVYVFTGMHLAHIIAGVIVLITALVGVFKPLPPDGNQFRMNLATIFWHFLDLLWIYIYVFLLLNQ
- the cyoE gene encoding heme o synthase, producing the protein MKEFISDFKKLVKLRLTLTVVFSASISFLIGAKQLGGDILWINWLLLTLGGFLVTGAANGFNEIIEKDLDKLMTRTADRPLPSGRMTTGQALILSLFMGILGTLVLVRLNFVAGLLSVFSILLYAFVYTPLKRKSPIAVFVGAFPGALPPLIGYFAAFSQDDLAIYSQTNESAIIMIPFILFGIQFLWQFPHFWSLAWVIDDDYKQAGFRLLPTTKRDKISAFMVFLSALIMIPAAFLPMYYGFGGWIFTAVSAIGGVFFAYYGFQLFKNQDIASARKVMFTSFFYLPITQLVLLFDFIPLK
- a CDS encoding COX15/CtaA family protein; amino-acid sequence: MFPAAEKRFIRSNFITIVVLFLVIVAGGVVRSTGSGMGCPDWPKCFNRIIPPTDVSQLPVGYEEHYITGRAKKNERFAKMIEFFGYRDLATKIRHDKSILAHEEFNVAKTWTEYANRLVGVVAGFCLLFTAIYSFTYIKSKRSIFIWSVVNVFVVVVQAWLGSIVVSTNLTPWVITVHMLLALVIVAISIYTYFKATTLRDKSILINRDSSGLKVLAIVSLVLMLVQVVFGTEVREIVDMLTASGMPREDFIQNIGQHFEIHRWLAYSSLILVIVLFFLVRTKFSSSTVQARFGTLLFILVGIQMLSGIILARFAVPAFAQTTHLVIGSLLFGCQYYLMLLLGKSQR
- a CDS encoding cbb3-type cytochrome c oxidase subunit I, whose protein sequence is MSSTVISHSAEHHDSHGHHQESFISKYIFSGDHKMIAKQFLITGIFMAVFAMILSILFRIQLAWPDKEFPILEVFLGKWAEGGRIAPDFFLSLVTIHGTIMVFFVLTAGLSGTFSNLLIPYQIGARDMASPLMNMLSYWMFFVASVIMIASFFVESGPASAGWTIYPPLSAVPTAIAGSATGMTLWLVSMVLFVASQLIGGINYVSTILNMRTKGMDLWKMPLTIWAFFLTAIVGMLSFPVLVSAVVLLIFDRSFGTSFYLSDLVVQGQILPNEGGSPILFQHLFWFLGHPEVYIVVMPALGLTSEVISTNSRKPIFGYHAMVYSLIGITVLSFIVWGHHMFVTGMNPFLGGVFMITTLIIAVPSAVKAFNYMATLWRGNIRFTPAMMFAIGLVSFFISGGLTGLFLGNAALDINLHDTYFVVAHFHLVMGSASIFGMLCGVYHWFPKMFGRMMNTKLGYLHFWMTFIGAYLVFFPMHFMGIDGVPRRYYAFTEFAFMEKWVSVNMLITWAAIVAGLGQVAFLFNFFYSIFFGERAPQNPWKSNTLEWTTPVEHIHGNWPGEIPTVHRWPYDYSKPGHDEDFIPQTVPFSETMSSNFLHDFEGNEEAERIQTEWDAQNKK